From one Brevibacterium sp. 'Marine' genomic stretch:
- the hisN gene encoding histidinol-phosphatase — translation MNDLDLAIDLADLADAISHPHFRAQDFAVETKPDLTPVTECDRAVEKTIMDRLTEVRPADSVLGEEFGAHGQSSRRWIIDPIDGTKNFVRGVPVWATLISLYDGDQPLLGVVSAPALGRRWWAEAGHGAYATELGSPAERISVSSVDSLADASLSYSSLSGWKELGILDEFLGLCDSLWRTRGYGDFYSYMLLAEGAVDLACEPELALYDMGALVPIVLEAGGTFTNTAGVPGPFGGNALASNSRLHEAALDRLGRVAPAEVS, via the coding sequence ATGAACGACCTCGACCTGGCGATCGACCTCGCCGACCTCGCCGATGCCATCAGCCACCCGCACTTCCGGGCACAGGACTTCGCTGTCGAAACCAAACCCGACCTGACTCCGGTCACCGAGTGCGACCGTGCGGTGGAGAAGACGATCATGGATCGCCTCACCGAAGTTCGACCCGCCGACAGCGTACTCGGTGAGGAATTCGGCGCGCACGGGCAGTCATCGCGACGGTGGATCATCGATCCCATCGACGGAACGAAGAACTTCGTGCGCGGGGTTCCTGTCTGGGCGACGCTCATCTCGCTCTACGACGGTGACCAGCCGCTGCTGGGAGTGGTCTCCGCTCCCGCCCTCGGACGCCGGTGGTGGGCGGAAGCGGGCCACGGCGCCTATGCGACCGAGCTCGGGTCCCCGGCCGAGCGCATCAGCGTGTCTTCGGTCGACTCTCTCGCCGATGCGTCCCTGTCGTATTCGTCGCTGTCGGGCTGGAAGGAGCTCGGCATCCTCGATGAGTTCCTCGGCCTCTGCGATTCGCTGTGGCGCACTCGCGGATACGGCGACTTCTACTCCTATATGCTGCTGGCCGAGGGTGCTGTCGACCTCGCCTGCGAACCCGAACTCGCGCTCTACGATATGGGCGCGCTCGTGCCCATCGTCCTCGAGGCCGGAGGCACCTTCACGAACACGGCTGGTGTGCCAGGGCCGTTCGGCGGCAATGCGCTGGCCAGCAATTCTCGCCTCCATGAAGCCGCACTCGATCGGCTCGGGCGTGTCGCCCCGGCTGAGGTGTCGTGA
- a CDS encoding ribosome small subunit-dependent GTPase A — protein sequence MAKIFRDEDYRPRPNRRGSRPRTKNRPDHKDAVSGLVTAVDRGRYRVILADDDGNFPSAPPSRKKGKRSRRVASVTAVRASHLRKQAIVPGDIVRLVGDTSGAEGTLARLVEVTERQTLLRRSADDTDPTERVLVANVDVMGIVTATVDPEPSFGLIDRALVAAFDAGITPLLIVTKTDLHPATELRQRLSAAGVDIVESSIDPDAAPSDDAVARSSAEDSVGAAADPHAEVAEHLRGRISVLVGHSGVGKSTLTNILVPAADRATGHVNDVTGRGRHTSSSAVCLPLERGGWLIDTPGVRSFGLAHVDRETLLSAFPELVDATAECPRGCTHLADSPGCRLDDWVADGKAGPGGVSRLESLRRLLPSTG from the coding sequence ATGGCGAAGATCTTCCGCGATGAGGACTATCGTCCCCGACCGAACCGACGCGGCTCACGCCCCCGGACGAAGAACCGTCCGGATCACAAGGATGCAGTCTCCGGTCTGGTCACTGCCGTCGATCGGGGCAGGTACCGCGTCATCCTCGCTGACGACGACGGGAACTTCCCCTCGGCTCCCCCGTCCCGGAAGAAGGGGAAGCGATCTCGGCGGGTCGCCTCGGTGACGGCCGTGCGCGCCTCCCACCTGCGCAAGCAGGCGATCGTTCCCGGCGACATCGTCCGCCTCGTCGGCGACACCTCGGGGGCCGAGGGAACGCTGGCCAGGCTGGTGGAGGTCACCGAGCGGCAGACCCTGCTGCGCCGCAGCGCCGATGACACCGACCCGACCGAGCGCGTCCTCGTGGCCAATGTCGATGTCATGGGCATCGTCACCGCCACGGTGGACCCCGAACCCTCGTTCGGTCTCATCGACCGGGCCCTCGTCGCGGCCTTCGACGCGGGGATCACTCCCCTGCTCATCGTCACGAAGACCGATCTGCACCCGGCCACGGAACTGAGGCAACGGTTGTCTGCTGCCGGAGTCGACATCGTCGAATCCTCCATCGACCCCGATGCCGCGCCGAGCGATGACGCCGTCGCTCGGTCGAGCGCCGAAGATTCGGTTGGGGCCGCGGCCGATCCCCACGCCGAGGTGGCCGAACACCTCCGCGGACGCATCAGCGTCCTCGTCGGCCATTCCGGGGTGGGCAAATCCACCCTGACCAACATCCTCGTGCCCGCCGCCGACCGGGCGACGGGCCATGTCAATGATGTCACCGGACGAGGCAGGCACACCTCGTCGTCGGCCGTGTGCCTGCCGTTGGAACGCGGCGGATGGCTCATCGACACCCCCGGAGTGCGCAGCTTCGGACTGGCCCATGTCGACCGGGAGACCCTGCTCTCCGCGTTCCCGGAACTCGTCGACGCCACGGCCGAATGCCCCCGCGGCTGCACTCACCTCGCCGATTCACCCGGTTGTCGCCTCGATGACTGGGTGGCCGACGGCAAAGCCGGCCCGGGAGGAGTCTCACGGCTGGAGTCCCTGCGCCGGCTCCTGCCGTCGACTGGATAG
- the aroA gene encoding 3-phosphoshikimate 1-carboxyvinyltransferase → MTDISTHTPPVTGDWQPPVAGSAVSAAVSVPGSKSLTNRYLILAALARSGSDLTGWLRSRDTLLMVEALRRLGAVIDEDGDELHVEPIPFAGSDAHARDGGPDSPITIDCGLAGTVMRFIPPLAALTGREIVLDGDEQARVRPMSVTIDSLRELGASITSAAGTLPMTIHADSQLRGGHLGIDASASSQFVSGLLLAAPVMPLGLELTNTADTVPSRTHVDMTIEVLRDAGVDISEPEPERWIVEPGLPRGLDVQVEPDLSNAAAFAAAAVATGGSVTIAAWPAHTTQAGDGFREIAEAFGATVRLDRDGLHVQGPETLTAVDLDLSAVGELTPVVSALAALAEGTSQLRGIGHLRGHETDRLAALTREYGSIGVDVVEHADSLTITGATQLRPALWHTYHDHRMVMAGAVLALRNDGMVIENAGTVAKTLPAFTQLWEAMLTAGA, encoded by the coding sequence TTGACTGACATCTCCACGCACACTCCCCCGGTGACCGGCGACTGGCAGCCGCCGGTCGCCGGTTCCGCCGTCTCTGCCGCTGTCTCCGTTCCCGGTTCCAAGTCTCTGACGAACCGCTATCTCATCCTCGCGGCCCTGGCCCGTTCCGGCTCCGACCTGACAGGGTGGCTGCGCAGCCGGGATACGCTGCTGATGGTCGAAGCCCTGCGCCGCCTCGGTGCCGTGATCGACGAAGACGGCGATGAGCTCCACGTCGAGCCGATTCCCTTCGCCGGTTCGGATGCGCACGCGCGCGATGGTGGGCCGGATTCTCCGATCACCATCGACTGCGGTCTCGCCGGAACCGTCATGCGCTTCATCCCTCCGCTCGCGGCGCTGACGGGACGTGAGATCGTCCTCGACGGTGACGAGCAGGCCCGGGTGCGGCCGATGTCCGTGACGATCGACTCGCTGCGGGAGCTCGGTGCTTCGATCACCTCCGCCGCCGGCACCCTGCCGATGACGATCCATGCCGACTCGCAGCTGCGCGGCGGCCACCTCGGCATCGATGCCAGCGCTTCGAGCCAGTTCGTCTCCGGTCTGCTGCTCGCCGCGCCTGTCATGCCCCTCGGCCTCGAACTGACCAACACTGCTGACACAGTGCCCAGTCGGACGCATGTGGACATGACGATCGAGGTCCTCCGCGATGCCGGCGTCGACATCAGCGAACCCGAACCCGAACGCTGGATCGTCGAACCCGGACTGCCGCGCGGCCTCGACGTCCAGGTCGAACCCGACCTCTCCAATGCCGCCGCCTTCGCCGCCGCAGCCGTTGCCACCGGCGGTTCCGTGACCATCGCCGCATGGCCCGCGCACACGACGCAGGCCGGAGACGGCTTCCGCGAGATCGCCGAAGCCTTCGGTGCGACGGTGCGCCTCGACCGAGACGGACTGCATGTGCAGGGCCCGGAGACTCTCACCGCCGTCGACCTCGACCTGTCGGCGGTCGGCGAGCTCACCCCGGTGGTCTCGGCCCTCGCGGCACTGGCCGAAGGCACGTCGCAGCTGCGCGGGATCGGACATCTGCGCGGACACGAGACCGATCGCCTGGCCGCTCTGACTCGGGAGTACGGTTCCATCGGCGTCGACGTCGTCGAGCACGCCGATTCGCTGACGATCACCGGCGCCACGCAGCTGCGCCCAGCACTGTGGCACACCTACCACGACCACCGCATGGTCATGGCCGGCGCCGTCCTCGCCCTGCGCAACGACGGAATGGTCATCGAGAACGCGGGCACTGTGGCAAAGACCCTCCCGGCCTTCACCCAGCTGTGGGAAGCCATGCTCACCGCCGGAGCCTGA
- a CDS encoding DoxX family protein, whose translation MSPIRLIARPMLAAGYILNGVERLRKPEAAAASVGPLLNQARKQADVPVDAVTLARATGVAQVAAGSLLAIGRFPRLSASILVGTYLLDTVGERLSADKTTSKEEKKVRNERTLLRTSMLGGALLAAVDTAGRPGLWWRTQHAAEDLWSSVEDTSKQALNALGVD comes from the coding sequence GTGTCTCCCATTCGCCTGATCGCACGGCCCATGCTGGCCGCCGGCTACATCCTCAACGGCGTCGAACGACTGCGCAAGCCGGAAGCGGCTGCCGCATCGGTCGGCCCGCTTCTCAACCAGGCCCGCAAGCAGGCCGACGTCCCCGTCGACGCAGTGACTCTCGCCCGCGCCACCGGTGTTGCGCAGGTCGCAGCAGGTTCGCTGCTGGCCATCGGGCGATTCCCCCGCCTCAGCGCTTCGATCCTCGTCGGCACCTATCTGCTCGACACCGTCGGTGAACGTCTGTCTGCCGACAAGACGACGTCGAAAGAGGAGAAGAAGGTGCGCAACGAACGCACTCTGCTGCGCACCTCGATGCTCGGCGGCGCTCTGCTCGCCGCAGTCGACACCGCCGGACGACCCGGCCTGTGGTGGCGCACCCAGCACGCGGCCGAAGACCTGTGGTCGAGCGTCGAAGACACCTCGAAGCAGGCCCTGAACGCACTCGGAGTTGACTGA
- a CDS encoding sigma-70 family RNA polymerase sigma factor produces the protein MSATAVLERTGVPLTAMTESVKDAPETAAERSERFERDALEYVNQLYAAALRMTRNPADAEDLVQEAYAKAYAAFHQYKPGTNLKAWLYRILTNTFINNYRKKQRQPQEHGSEDIEDWQIAQANSHSSSGGRSAELEALDHLPDSDVKEALSALPEDFRMVVYYADVEGLPYKEIAEIMETPIGTVMSRLHRGRRQLREMLADYAAERGFVSHEGGAN, from the coding sequence ATGAGCGCCACTGCCGTCCTGGAGAGAACGGGCGTACCATTGACTGCGATGACCGAATCAGTCAAAGATGCCCCCGAAACCGCCGCCGAGAGGTCGGAGCGTTTCGAGCGGGATGCTCTGGAATATGTCAACCAGCTCTACGCTGCCGCCCTGCGTATGACGCGCAACCCGGCAGATGCGGAGGATCTCGTCCAGGAAGCCTATGCGAAGGCTTACGCGGCCTTCCACCAATACAAACCCGGCACCAATCTCAAGGCCTGGCTGTACCGGATCCTGACGAACACCTTCATCAACAACTACCGCAAGAAGCAGCGCCAGCCCCAGGAGCACGGCAGCGAGGACATCGAGGACTGGCAGATCGCGCAGGCGAACAGCCATTCGTCCTCCGGAGGGCGGTCGGCCGAACTCGAAGCCCTCGACCACCTTCCCGACTCAGACGTCAAGGAAGCGCTGTCGGCTCTGCCCGAAGACTTCCGCATGGTCGTCTACTACGCCGATGTCGAAGGCCTGCCGTACAAGGAGATCGCCGAGATCATGGAGACGCCGATCGGCACAGTGATGTCGCGGCTCCACCGCGGGCGCCGACAGCTGCGGGAGATGCTGGCCGACTATGCCGCCGAACGCGGTTTCGTGAGTCATGAGGGAGGTGCGAATTGA
- the rsrA gene encoding mycothiol system anti-sigma-R factor, translating to MSNEGCCESVRAESLMRIYHYLDGELTTTEIREISIHLEQCPSCHDEYEIEALLKELVRRSCSHDRAPMGLREKIRQRIALEQNS from the coding sequence TTGAGCAACGAGGGATGCTGCGAAAGCGTCAGGGCCGAGTCTCTGATGCGCATCTACCATTATCTCGACGGAGAGCTGACGACGACGGAGATCCGTGAGATCTCGATCCACCTCGAACAGTGCCCGTCGTGTCACGACGAGTACGAGATCGAAGCGCTGCTGAAAGAGCTTGTGCGTCGTTCATGCAGCCACGACCGAGCCCCGATGGGACTGCGTGAGAAGATCCGCCAACGGATCGCATTGGAGCAGAACTCCTGA
- a CDS encoding GDSL-type esterase/lipase family protein, whose translation MSSDITTTIAVVGGPLVAGHGDGRGLGWVGRVTARTLPSVPELKVYPLAVPTEDSAGLHARTIAEASLRFTPDGDNRLVLALGSGDLDSGRSVARARLDVANILDEALARKVSTFVLGPPPEHDGDRNRRIAELNTSFSDVAKRRGITYVDTFTPLLGHPVWQREVASSRDHLPAQEGYGLLAWLVLHRGWFNWLGVQDVLGDS comes from the coding sequence GTGAGCAGCGACATCACCACAACCATCGCCGTGGTCGGCGGCCCTTTGGTCGCCGGCCACGGCGATGGTCGTGGCCTCGGGTGGGTCGGTCGAGTCACGGCGAGGACTCTGCCGAGCGTGCCGGAACTCAAGGTGTATCCGCTGGCGGTGCCCACCGAGGATTCGGCCGGTCTCCATGCGCGCACGATCGCCGAGGCGTCTCTGCGTTTCACGCCCGACGGTGACAACCGTCTGGTGCTGGCGCTGGGCTCCGGTGACCTCGACTCGGGTCGTTCGGTGGCCAGGGCTCGCCTCGACGTCGCGAATATCCTCGACGAGGCTCTGGCCCGGAAGGTCTCGACCTTCGTGCTCGGTCCGCCGCCGGAACACGATGGGGATCGCAATCGTCGCATCGCCGAGCTCAACACCAGCTTCTCGGACGTGGCCAAGAGGCGCGGCATCACCTACGTCGACACCTTCACTCCCCTCCTCGGCCATCCTGTATGGCAGCGCGAGGTCGCTTCGTCACGGGACCATCTGCCGGCGCAGGAAGGCTATGGCCTGCTGGCCTGGCTGGTTCTGCATCGCGGCTGGTTCAACTGGCTGGGGGTCCAGGACGTCCTCGGCGACAGCTGA
- a CDS encoding multifunctional oxoglutarate decarboxylase/oxoglutarate dehydrogenase thiamine pyrophosphate-binding subunit/dihydrolipoyllysine-residue succinyltransferase subunit, with product MSVNTPNRTVEDFGSNEWLVEELYEQYKSDKNSVDQSWWPFFDKYEKNGGGAQSAAEPAAKQEAKPAAKKSDAKSPAPAAAPATSRGVTPSSAESETLKAETKSVPQVTPKETAPKPAPEETITPLRGPAKLIAKNMDESLEVPTATSVRALPAKALIDNRIVINSHLKRTRGGKVSFTHLIGFAVIRALQNFPSQNVSYDVRDGKPVMISPAHINFGLAIDVPKKDGSRTLLVPNVKKAETLTFRQFVDAYDGLVDKARQGKLTADDFAGTTVSLTNPGGIGTVHSVPRLTKGQGCIIGVGALDYPAEFQGASQQTINSLAVSKVLTMTSTYDHRVIQGAGSGEFLKLVHSYLLGEDGFYDDVFESLRLPYEPVRWVPDVSAEDQDDVNKTARVIELIDAYRTRGHLMANIDPLVYRQRSHPDLDINQHGLTLWDLEREFPTGGFGAKPMMPFRNILGLLRESYCRTTGFEYMHIADPVQRRWFQSKIEVPHQELTRSEQGHILGRLNAAEAFETFLQTKYIGQKRFSLEGGESAIVLLDEILNQSADTGLDEVAIGMAHRGRLNVLTNIAGKSYAQIFREFDGTMSPDSVQGSGDVKYHLGTQGSFTSPAGNTTGVYVAANPSHLETVDPVLEGIVRAKQDLVDQGEAGFTVLPVLVHGDAAFAGQGVVTETLNLSELRGYRTGGTVHVIINNQVGFTTPPASARSSFYCTDVAKSINAPIFHVNGDDPEAVVRAARLAFEYRQEFNRDVVIDLVCYRRRGHNEGDDPSMTQPTMYSLIEKKGSVRKLYTESLVGRKCITDEEAAEALKDYQSKLESAFAETKEAETGPYDGEAFNAPYEPSDIETFNDVETAISPETLQRIGEAFTEIPEGFTVHKKLRALLEKRKEMSVSGGIDWGFAELLAFGSLLMDGVPVRLAGQDSRRGTFVQRHSVLIDSVNGNEWTPLQNLTEDQARFWVYDSLLSEYAAVGFEYGYSVERKDALVAWEAQFGDFAQGAQTVIDEFISSSEQKWQQNSGVVMLLPHGYEGQGPDHSSGRIERYLQLCAENNMTVAYPSSGASYFHLLRRHASTTNKRPLIVFTPKSMLRLKAAANSPEEFTSGKFEAVIDDTDVDASQVERVVLVSGKLYWELKAKREKDNDQKMALVRLEQLYPLDEAAITAVLDRFPAGAEIVWAQEEPENQGAWPFMALHLPELLGGREVKVISRAASAATSTGLKHFHEAQQKELVDRIFSR from the coding sequence GTGTCCGTCAATACTCCGAACCGCACCGTTGAAGACTTCGGGTCGAATGAGTGGCTGGTCGAGGAATTGTATGAGCAGTACAAGTCAGATAAGAATTCGGTCGACCAGTCCTGGTGGCCCTTCTTCGACAAGTACGAGAAGAACGGCGGAGGCGCTCAGTCCGCTGCCGAGCCCGCCGCCAAGCAGGAGGCGAAGCCGGCCGCGAAGAAGTCGGATGCCAAGTCCCCTGCTCCTGCCGCAGCGCCGGCGACATCCCGCGGAGTCACCCCGTCCTCGGCCGAGTCCGAGACGCTGAAGGCCGAGACCAAGTCCGTGCCGCAGGTCACCCCGAAGGAGACTGCACCGAAGCCCGCCCCTGAAGAGACGATCACTCCCCTGCGCGGCCCAGCGAAGCTCATCGCGAAGAACATGGATGAGTCGCTCGAAGTCCCGACCGCCACGTCGGTCAGGGCACTGCCTGCCAAGGCGCTCATCGACAACCGGATCGTCATCAATTCGCACCTCAAGCGGACCCGCGGTGGAAAGGTCTCGTTCACCCACCTCATCGGCTTCGCCGTGATCCGGGCGCTGCAGAACTTCCCCTCGCAGAACGTCTCCTACGATGTCCGCGACGGCAAGCCCGTGATGATCTCCCCCGCTCACATCAACTTCGGCCTCGCCATCGACGTGCCGAAGAAGGACGGGTCTCGCACCCTGCTGGTGCCCAACGTCAAAAAGGCCGAGACGCTGACCTTCCGCCAGTTCGTCGACGCCTACGACGGCCTCGTCGACAAGGCACGCCAGGGCAAGCTCACCGCCGACGACTTCGCCGGCACCACGGTCTCGCTGACCAACCCCGGCGGAATCGGCACCGTCCACTCCGTGCCGCGCCTGACGAAGGGCCAGGGCTGCATCATCGGCGTCGGAGCGCTCGACTACCCCGCCGAATTCCAGGGTGCCAGCCAGCAGACCATCAACTCCCTGGCCGTGTCCAAGGTGCTGACCATGACCTCGACCTACGATCACCGTGTGATCCAGGGCGCCGGTTCGGGCGAGTTCCTCAAGCTCGTCCACAGCTACCTGCTGGGTGAAGACGGCTTCTACGACGATGTCTTCGAATCCCTGCGCCTGCCCTATGAGCCGGTCCGCTGGGTTCCCGACGTCTCGGCCGAGGACCAGGACGATGTCAACAAGACCGCCCGCGTCATCGAGCTCATCGATGCCTACCGCACGCGCGGACACCTCATGGCCAACATCGATCCCCTGGTCTACCGTCAGCGCTCCCACCCCGACCTCGACATCAATCAGCACGGGCTGACACTGTGGGATCTCGAACGCGAATTCCCCACCGGCGGCTTCGGTGCGAAGCCGATGATGCCCTTCCGCAACATCCTCGGTCTGCTGCGCGAGAGCTACTGCCGGACCACGGGCTTCGAGTACATGCACATCGCCGACCCGGTCCAGCGCCGCTGGTTCCAGTCGAAGATCGAAGTCCCGCATCAGGAGCTCACCCGCTCGGAGCAGGGCCACATCCTCGGTCGCCTCAACGCTGCTGAGGCCTTCGAGACCTTCCTGCAGACGAAGTACATCGGGCAGAAGCGCTTCAGCCTCGAAGGCGGAGAGTCCGCGATCGTCCTGCTCGACGAGATCCTCAATCAGTCCGCCGACACCGGCCTCGACGAGGTCGCCATCGGCATGGCTCACCGCGGCCGTCTCAATGTGCTCACGAACATCGCCGGCAAGTCCTATGCGCAGATCTTCCGCGAGTTCGACGGAACCATGTCCCCGGACAGCGTCCAGGGCTCGGGCGATGTGAAGTACCACCTGGGCACCCAGGGTTCGTTCACCTCGCCGGCGGGCAACACGACCGGAGTCTACGTCGCGGCCAACCCCAGCCACCTCGAGACCGTCGATCCGGTCCTCGAAGGAATCGTCCGCGCCAAGCAGGACCTCGTCGACCAGGGTGAGGCGGGCTTCACCGTCCTGCCGGTCCTCGTCCACGGAGATGCCGCATTCGCCGGCCAGGGTGTGGTCACCGAAACGCTCAACCTCTCGGAGCTGCGCGGCTACCGCACCGGCGGAACGGTCCACGTCATCATCAACAACCAGGTCGGGTTCACCACTCCCCCCGCCTCGGCGCGTTCCTCGTTCTACTGCACCGACGTGGCCAAGTCGATCAACGCCCCGATCTTCCACGTCAACGGCGATGACCCCGAGGCCGTCGTCCGGGCCGCACGCCTGGCTTTCGAATACCGCCAGGAATTCAACCGCGACGTCGTCATCGACCTCGTGTGCTACCGCCGTCGCGGCCACAACGAGGGCGACGATCCGTCGATGACCCAGCCGACGATGTACTCGCTCATCGAGAAGAAGGGTTCGGTGCGCAAGCTCTACACCGAATCGCTCGTGGGCAGGAAGTGCATCACCGACGAAGAGGCCGCCGAGGCGCTCAAGGACTACCAGTCGAAGCTGGAATCGGCCTTCGCCGAGACCAAGGAGGCCGAGACCGGGCCTTACGACGGAGAGGCGTTCAACGCTCCCTACGAGCCCAGCGATATCGAGACCTTCAACGATGTCGAGACGGCCATCAGCCCCGAGACGCTCCAGCGCATCGGCGAGGCCTTCACGGAGATCCCCGAGGGCTTCACTGTTCACAAGAAGCTGCGCGCTCTGCTCGAGAAGCGCAAGGAGATGTCGGTCTCGGGCGGAATCGACTGGGGCTTCGCCGAGCTGCTGGCCTTCGGCTCACTGCTCATGGACGGTGTGCCGGTGCGCCTGGCCGGCCAGGACTCCCGTCGCGGCACGTTCGTCCAGCGCCACTCCGTGCTCATCGATTCGGTCAACGGCAACGAGTGGACGCCGCTGCAGAACCTCACCGAGGATCAGGCCCGCTTCTGGGTCTACGACTCCCTGCTGAGCGAATATGCGGCCGTCGGCTTCGAATACGGCTACTCCGTCGAACGCAAGGATGCTCTCGTGGCGTGGGAGGCTCAGTTCGGTGACTTCGCACAGGGTGCGCAGACCGTCATCGACGAGTTCATCTCCTCCTCCGAACAGAAGTGGCAGCAGAACTCCGGTGTCGTCATGCTCCTGCCCCACGGCTATGAGGGACAGGGACCTGACCACTCCTCGGGTCGAATCGAGCGTTACCTCCAGCTGTGCGCTGAGAACAATATGACGGTGGCTTACCCGTCTTCGGGCGCCTCGTACTTCCACCTGCTGCGTCGCCACGCCTCGACGACGAACAAGCGTCCGCTCATCGTCTTCACCCCGAAGTCGATGCTGCGCCTCAAGGCTGCGGCGAACTCGCCGGAGGAATTCACCTCGGGCAAGTTCGAAGCCGTCATCGACGATACGGACGTCGATGCCTCGCAGGTCGAGCGCGTCGTCCTCGTCTCCGGCAAGCTCTACTGGGAGCTCAAGGCCAAGCGCGAAAAGGACAACGACCAGAAGATGGCACTCGTCCGCCTCGAGCAGCTCTACCCGCTCGACGAGGCTGCCATCACCGCCGTGCTCGATCGGTTCCCGGCCGGCGCGGAGATCGTCTGGGCTCAGGAAGAACCGGAGAACCAGGGCGCCTGGCCGTTCATGGCACTGCACCTGCCCGAGCTCCTCGGCGGCCGTGAGGTCAAGGTCATCTCCCGTGCGGCCTCGGCGGCCACCTCGACCGGGCTCAAGCACTTCCACGAGGCTCAGCAGAAGGAACTCGTCGACCGGATCTTCAGCCGGTGA